The Ziziphus jujuba cultivar Dongzao chromosome 1, ASM3175591v1 genome segment tgaaatcttttcatttaaattttcacattttcatggaaacacaattaattaaactttaatTGGCAGTTGCACATCTTATACATTAAATTCAAATGTGAAGTTTCCAAAAACATAGGCACAGAAAGGGGTGAGCACTCCTTGTTTATAACTAGGCTTATAGGTATAGAAGTTTTAGTTGTTTTCAATGTACGCAAAATTTACATGCTATTGTAGCCTATGTGATATGTTGGTAACTCTTTTCTAGTGCATGCAAGTGCTGGTCTTTTTGACTCATTTACTTCTAACAGTTCTTTACCCGCACAGTATGGTGGGTGATTCCACTTATATGGCTGCCTGTTATAGGCTGGTTAGTTTCCATCTCTGCTCGAAGGGGCCTTACTTCACATCAGGTAACTTATGCTTTACTTGGTGGTGTCTTTGTTTGGACATTGCTGGAGTATAGTTTGCACCGCTTCCTTTtccacataaaaacaaaaagctattggttagttttctctctctcactcgtTCACTATCTGTCTGCCAATTCAATGGAAAcatcatttatttttagaactttttcagGGCAAACACTTTACACTATCTTCTTCATGGTTGCCATCACAAGCACCCGATGGATGGATTACGACTTGTTTTCCCTCCTGCAGCAGCAGCTATTCTTTGTGTACCAGTATGGCCACTTCCACTATTCCCTTATGAGAGTTGTAAAACTATATTAGGATCTTTAATATAATTGGAAAGAAACCAAATATTTCATCCCCTTCAatataaaacaacaaatttCCTCGAATATGGTCTAAATGCGTGAAGAAAATGTTCATTACTTCGATAAATCGATTCAAATCCTTGCACAATTATGATAAATTAATTGTAATAGCCAGTGCTAAGTTTGTGACTTGGAGAGTAATATTAGTGAAATATTGCATCTTATCATTACGGATATCAAATGTTGATTCAAACTGGTACTTGGCTAGGTTTGGGCCTCGTTTAGGCTTTTGTCATCACCATCCACCGCACCTGCGCTGTTTGGAGGGTGCCTATTGGGATATGTAATTTATGATGTTACTCACTACTACCTACATCATGGAAAGCCATCTAAAGGTTTTGCTCAAAATCTGAAGGTGATAATCCTTGGAAACTTCCTATCTTTCCTACTGTTTTCAGTCTGCATTAGTATTTAATGCTATTGCCTTCATATTTTATGtgtccaaattttattttattttatttttgtctttgacAGAAATATCACTTGAATCATCACTTTAGAGTTCAAAGCTTGGGATTTGGGATTACTTCACCCATATGGGACAGGGTTTTTGGAACACTCCCTTCAACAAAGGCTGCTTGATAAATTCGATGATAAAATTATGGGCTATAGAAAATTTATCCATCAAAATTTGTGGGTGTTGGCTTCAACTCTGTAGACTAAGGTGCTTCGCATCATTTGGCTTTCCTTTTGCTGCTACTTTAGTAAAGCATTGCTGGTTTTTGGCGTATGTttgtaaaattgtttatttCACATTCCTCTATCTGCattatcataattaattataatatcaaCAACTTGCAGTTTTGATGGGATGTTAAACTCAGGGATTTCATGGTCAAATTTCGTAAATTTCTTTACCAGGAAGAAGCTTTCCACATTTTAGTTAAAAGTAATGCCACTGTCGCCAATCATACGGCACGATATGAAAAAGTGATAGACACACAATTTCAGATAGTACGACCTAAACCAATTGTGCGGGAATGTCGGATTATGTGAAAATGGCTGTCGCGATTGAGtgcaaaattttatagaaaagaaTATTTATGATTTCATTATGTTGGCAACTACACGTTACCTTGCCTCAAAAGGCTACATTTTACCTaactaattaagattttattggctaaaatacaaaaaaaaaaaaaaaaaaaaaaaaaaaaaaaaaaaattcttataaaattttattggaaaaataatttataaagatttgACAGCCTACAAAATGTTAGATGATTCTCTTGAATATAAGCATATTTATAagtccctttttattttttatatttttaaatgtaattagAGGTTATGAGAAAATGCACttacctcttttttctttttctttatatatatatatatatatacatggaaaaTGGTAGCTGATCTTTACTCATGAATAGCTAAGATATTTTGGAAATTGAATAGAAAGCCGTAGGCCGTCCAATCCAAATAAATAGAACCATCACATGGTTCATCAAATTTAGCCGTCTTTTACCATCATATGGACCTGCTGGCAGCGAAAAGACCACCAACAAAATGAATTTACGTGGACTTCCCCTAAACTCCAAATatagcatattttatttttatttttttcttttcaagaaaagaaaaatcaatgtgCATGTTCTCTTTTTGTTAATCAAGCATAAGATTACATTTAGAAGTGATTCTCGAACTTCTTAAAATATTACAGATTAAATAAAAGTGATTTTTGATATTATTGGATGGATAAAGACTCAATCAATAAGTTCAGGAAAAGAATAGTTCTATCAACACTATAGTCTACAAAAACTaacatttaattacatttttgttctttatacCAATAAAACAATACCCATTTTACAttcaaaactaataaaactaacctaaggaACACTATATTTTTAGTAACACTTTTAATTCCAATCGAGCAAGGCCACTGAAAATCCAAGTCGAGTCACTTGAATGGTGTTTTGCCCAATTAACGCCGAATTCTTGCCAACAATGAGATGAAGATTATTAAAGGGGCCACAATAATTACCGAAATATGAAAATCCTACCAGGTCGATAAATAGGATCTTGGAATCcttcggtctctctctctcttttgttttAGCAGACTTTGATATGCAGTGTGAGTTTGTTTGTAAGCGTTAAATTTTTGAGTGGGAGGTCAAATCCCTTTCAATTTagtcttagtttttttttttttttttttttaataaacaatttaggATTAGTTTTGCATTCGAGATTTCCATTTTGCAGCAGAAAAATCGATTTGAACTTACGAAAATGCTCAAAATTTAATGCTCAATggtttaactttatttttttggtaataggtTTATAAAGCTGTGCCCTTCCAATTTCACTACCTACCAACTAACCCGGGTAActgcttttgaatttttttaatactaattttttgttgggtttttaataatttttttcatttatcttttttattttttgtctaagaatttatttcatttatataaactatcatatttatatatatatttatgttatttttgtcatttatgtacttttctatttttcatatCTCATTTATCTAAAACTATACTATATGtttatctaaaattatactatatGGGTAATAGCTATTATTTTAGTTGTATCATGCTTcatctaaagaaaaaaaaaaaaaaagttacatcaaacttatttaattacaaatatataatagaaaaataaattaataattgaaactAGAAATATGATTTccaacaatataatatttatttaattactttttatttattgtacaATTTAGGACAAAGATTctcttcatttattttaaaatggaaGATCTCAATTTGACTTAACAAAATTGTGCCACATTAACCTTTTAAATTCAAAGGCTACTGTTATATCATGTCATTAGTAATCATTTGGAATCAATCACGTTAATCATTAATTGATgcttaatttttatatgatttagaattaaaaattaattaataacatatGTCTATCCAAAAATTGattctaattaattacttttaagaaaaaaatcaaaatattatataatatatttccatgataattatcttttaataatatttataattaaataataaaaaaatgatgagcaaaaaattaaaaacaaagtttGTTGTTAAGACATTGAAATAAGCACAATGCATTCCCACATATATGATtctcaattttagtttttacgTATGATTAAAgccatgttaaaaaaaaaatttcatgagaatataaaaaattattaaatatcaataaaaactcataaaaataataaaaatcaatagaaatttattttaaaaaataatttttttattaaaattttaagattaacttatttaataaattaattatcaaattaaataaaaaattttaaaaatattaaatcaattttatatttctcttaatcaatgCATAGTAAGCATTAGCAATCATAAATATactattatcaataaaaatgtaaaaaatacatatttgataaaaatatttattaattaaaatatataaaataattattgtagttatattatatttcaatatcATGTAGAAGTCCTGGATGGATGACAATTGTTAGGCTCTTCCTCATCCAAGTTTTAATATgtgaaatatgataaataattattaaaaaatatatttctttgatAACTTTgcatataattgttaatatgtcATTATTTACCAAAACATTCATTTCATCACCATTAGAAGTTAATGTTCGATACAGATTTTGTTAGCCATTCAATCCCtttacatcattttttttaaaagcaaacatTAGTTTTAGTAAATATCTAATTAGTTATGCTATGTATAActaaatttgttgttttttttttatatacttatattattatttcttcaaaacaccctttaaaaaacaatttaatgctTAATTTTGTAATGGTGCTCCTTCTGAAAAAAATTTCTAGGTCTGCCACTGTATAGATTTGATGTTTGATTTCGTTTGACATATGTATATTGAAGGCGACAACAACCTTTGATTTGTACAAACTGGATGCATTTTCTATGGCCATGGGAAGTGACTCGCTATACATAATTCAGATATTTTgacctttaatttttataaaccaGATACATGTTCTATAAAAGATGAAGTCATCCTGGATACATACTCATTTTGATTCTGTCCGCTATATGTATATCGCGAAAACAACAATCTACGATTTATGTAAATTGAATACATGTATTGTAATGTATGttctatttaatttcttttattattatttgtttaattaagaGTATTATTGAGTTTTTACTAAAAGGTAGGTTTGTAATatgaaaaattcatttaaaatgtAGTGTAAGTAGCCAAAAATGTAACCCGGTTAGATACACTCAACAAAAAATACTCGAATCACacaggtttttaattaattttttaaaataatgacgATACTTTTATCCTTTTAATATGATTCTATCTATCTAAAATGTTTtataacatataaaattatgatattttggGATTGTTTTGGACTTTATGGTGTGGAGCCAAAGCCTCAAGATACTATGCTAACAAActtgtagctttttttttttttcccaatttttatgtaatttgtgTTGGAACTAatgtattaatataaataaataaaattacataaaataattaaaatatttagaacttGTATTTTCTTAATTGATCTGCTTTCTGGAAGTCTAaccgaggcctgtgtggtaccacagtctCCTTAAGATGATTTCCGCCCCACCGGTGCAGATGTTTTCTAACGGTCGTCTTCCAAGATACAACGActacaaaagctttcagatcTAGCACCTCCGAaacttttctctttgaactttcAGCGTACCTTCGCTTTACCACACTGATAAAAATTACTGCAATTTTTCTCTCTGTGTTTTTCacgtattttttctttttctttgaaaaccctattttctctatattttcta includes the following:
- the LOC107417928 gene encoding dihydroceramide fatty acyl 2-hydroxylase FAH2, translating into MVDKHFTINLNEPLVFQVGHLGEDYNEWVHQPIISKEGPRLFTNDFCEFFTRTVWWVIPLIWLPVIGWLVSISARRGLTSHQVTYALLGGVFVWTLLEYSLHRFLFHIKTKSYWANTLHYLLHGCHHKHPMDGLRLVFPPAAAAILCVPVWASFRLLSSPSTAPALFGGCLLGYVIYDVTHYYLHHGKPSKGFAQNLKKYHLNHHFRVQSLGFGITSPIWDRVFGTLPSTKAA